The Deltaproteobacteria bacterium genome segment GGTTCGCCAGTTCCGCACGGGCCGCAGCAAAGCGTGGCTCCAGCTCAATCGCCTTCAAATAGTGGTCCATCCCAGCCGGATCCGACAGTTTGGCCAGCCCCTGAAGGTAGTGGACAAATGGATCGTTGGGACTCCGCGCACCTTCTTCACCTGCGATTTTCTGGGCCTCGGTAAATCTCCGGGCAAGCAGCAATCCAGTCACAACTGCATTCCGGCTGGCCAGCGGGGCGGAGGTGATCTGCGCCAGGTTTTCTACTGCCGTCAGGGCGCTATCCGCATAGGAACTGTCACCCTGGGAAAGGGCGGAAAACGCCTGTATCATCTTCACCAGTGCCGTGATTTCGCGTGGCGTGTCTTCCGTACCTGTCAGCGGATCCAGTACGGCAAGTGCCGCGGCATATGCGTCAGGAGTATCGGGAAGCATCGCCATGAGCGCTTCCGACACCGGCTGAAGATAGGGATTGTCGCCTTCCAGTCTGGGAACATAGTTCTCAGCGTACGGCCGCTGGGCCCGCTCGGCCTGGCTGGCCCGCAACTGCTGCTGAAGCAGTGCCTGTTGCCGGGCGATGCGCTCGGCATCCCGCATATCCGGCGGCTGGTATTCCGGTTTCAGAATGGCAACAACCGGTTCAAGCACCGGCCGGGCCGGGCCGGCGAAAAAGCGATCCAGAAGATCATCCTTGGGAAGCACCACGGCATAAAACACGCCGCCAGCCGCCAGAACCAGCAATACCAGGCCAATCGCTGCCGTCAGCACAAGGCTCCCGCCCTTTGGCGCAGATGGGGCCTCTTCGTCGAGACTGTCGAGCTCAAAGCCCAGCGTTGCCGGCTTACGTGGAGACTGCTGTGCGGGTGGCGACAGCCTGATGTTTTCAGGCACAGGTTCTGGAGCTGAAGCCGGAGCCGGAGCCGGTGGCTTGGAAACCGGCGTAACTGCATCCGGATCCGGAGCAAGACCCAGCAGCGGAGCAATTTCTATGAATTTCTGTGGCGGAGCCCAGTCCGAGCCGTCGCGAGAATAGGTGTCGCGTGCCCCAATCCGCTCATTGGATATCCAGGACTGGACTGTATTCAGATCCGCAGGACCGTATATCAGGCCAAGACCCTGCTTCTTGACGCGCCATTTGGCACCGGAATCTTTTACAGGTGCAGCGACGGCCGTCTTGGCAGCGGCTGGAGCCGCCGGAGCTGGTGATGGCTTGGCCGGGGGTGGGGTTGCCGGAGCGGCAGGCTTTGGCTGTGGCGGCACTTTTACCAGATCATTCAGCGTCTCCGAATATATGGGTGCCTTGCCCCCCCCAGAGTTTTGGGGTGACTCGCTGGAGGCACTGTCCGCCATCGGAATTGGCTGCTCATCGACCATTGAACTGCTCATCGGAGCCGATTTTGCACCGCCATGAATCGGATCATCATCGGATCGGGGAGTGGACGGCTTTGCCGCGGGTACAGTCTTTGCTGGAGGCGGGGCTGATGCTTCGCCATCAACTGCCTTGCGCTTGACCACAAAAACATTGGAGCAGCTGCTGCAACGGACTTTCGTTCCCTGTGGAGAAAGTTTCTGCGGGTCCAGATTGTACTGGGCGCTGCATTTCGGACATTTCACCCGCATCGCCATTGGCCAACTACTCCCTCGTCTCACACGGACAACCAGCCTGCTAGCCGTCCGCAAACCCCTGAGTAGACGCCTTTTTAGCGCCCGCCCGCCTGAATACCAAATCCCGTTACCTGACGCCGAGCTGGGCCATTTCGGCTGGCTGGTACTTATGGCCGACGAGAATCCGGCGGATCTCATCCTCTCCCAGCCCCTGCCCGCGAATGGCTCCGATCACGTCCATTTTCCGTTTGTCGCTGAGCTGCGCGGTTTTGGCGAGTGCCCTGCTCCAGCTCGCTACGGCACCACGTGAATCATTCTTCTCATAAAGCAACGAATAGCCAATCTGGACATGGGCCTCACCCAGGTTCGAATCATACCGGATAGCCTGCCGGCAGTGGCCTTCGCCGCCAACATAGTCCTGCTTGTCCATGGCGATCAGACACCGGTACAAGTGCGCCTTGGGAATTGCCGGTCTGATCGACAGTAACCGTTTCAGCGTCGCATCCGACTGGGCTGGGCGGTCAAGCTCGTCCCTTTCCACGTACCCCATGACCTGAAGCGCCTCAATCTGGATTTCGCCCAGAAGCTGCAGCCGGTCCGCTTCCCATTTCGGCCAGCGACGCGGGTGCCAGTCCAGAAACTGCTCTGCAAGCGGGGCCGTCTCGGGAACAATGGCGTATTTCTTCAGTGTACGGATTCGCTCCTCTTCCTGTGCAAGCTTTGGAAGAAGCTGCTCGTACATGGCATGGGCTTCACGCCATTTTTCCTGGCGGGTCAGAATCCGGGCTTTGGCGATATCAGGGTCGATAAATGGTGACCATCCCTGGGATTCATTGGCCTGAGCCTTGCGGATGGATACATCAAGCTGCTGATTCGCCTGAGCATACTGGCGAAGTCCGGCCCACGCACGCCCCCACCAGTAGGCAATGATCGGATTCTCCCGGGCATAGTAGTCGGCCTTCGAAAACTCGCCGTTTGCCGCCTGGAACAGGGCATCGGCTTCCGGAACCGGGATGGCCTTGGCCTGTGCCACCAGCGTTTCCGCCTGAGCCAGCCGGGAACGGGCAATCCAGAAATAAACCTGGGGTTCCGATTTGCGGATGGCCAGTGCCTGATTCAGGTCAGCTACCGCCTCTTCGTAACGGCCGAGATAGAACTTCACGATCGCCCGCTCCACATAGAGCTGGGAATTCTGGTCGTCGGCCTTGAGCAGCTGGACCGCCTGATCGTATGCTGAAAGCGCGGCGGCGTAGTCGCCTATTTCCCACAGGAACTTGGCAAGCTGCTGATGGGTAGCAATGCGGAGGGGAGCAAGCTCCACCGCCTGCCGCGTCCTGGAAATGGCGTTGCTGCTTTCGCCCAGCTCCCAATAGGTGCGGCCGATGGCAACGAACGTCTCGGGGTTCTGGGGATCAAGCTCAATGGCACGATCGAAGGAAGCAAGTGCGTCCTGCGTACGTCCCTGCGTGAGCTGAAGCTGGCCCAGCGAGACATAGGCGTCGGCATTCTGTGGATCGATGCCGATTACAGCCTCATACTCGATCTGGGCCAATTCGACACGCCCGGAACGGGCATATGCCTGCCCGAGCAGCACTCGCGCCGAAAGGTCTCCCGGATCCAGACGAATCGCCTCTTTCAGGGCTGCCTCACCCTTGTCGTTTTCACCGATGGCGAGGTGCGCCCGTCCAATCCGCTGATGAGCGGCCTGATAAGTCCGGTCAACCTTGATGGCCTCTGCATAGCTGATCAGGGCGTCCGAAACCTGCCCAGCGGCAAATAACGCATCTCCAACGATTGTTTTTGATTCCGCCGACGGGAACACCTGATCGGCCTCCCGCGCCTTGGCGAGCGCTGAACCTGCCTGGCCATCGGCCATTAACAGGGCGGCCCGAACCACCAATACCCGGGCGCGGAATGGCTTGACGGCGGCGAGAGGTATTTTTTCCACGGCATCAAGCAGCTCGACAGCCTGCCGGCTCTGATCGGGCATCCGGCGCAAAATGAATTGCGCTTTCATCAGACGCGGATAGACCGCGTTTGGCCGGGCCGAAATGGCCTTGTCGTATCCTTCCGAGGCCTGCGTATAATCTTTCTGAAGTTCGTGCAGCCGTGCCTGAACGATGAGAGCAAGCTGGTGTTCTCCTCCCACGGCAAACGCCTTGTCCAGGGCTGCCTGTGCGGCGGCAAACTGGTCCGGTTTCCCCAGCAGTGCATACGCCAGAGCTACCTGAGCGTCAGCCGACCCGGCAGCGACGGTGGCGGCATTCTGTGCGACTGCTATCGCCTCATCTGTCTTGCCTGCGACGCGAAGTACATGGGCAAAGGCAATCAGCGTATGCTCGGCGGTGGCATCGACGCCCTTCACCGCCTCGGCCATCGCCTGACCATCCGCCAGCTTCGTTCGTTCACCGAGCATTTCAGCCCAGAAGGCATAGAGTCTCGCCAGAAGGGCTGCCGCCTGAAAATTCGATGGGTTCTTCTGGATCGCCGTCTTGAGTTCCTTTTCGGCCTCGGGGAACTGTTCGACCAGCAGCGCGCTGACAATTGCCTCTGCCTTCTGCTGGGACTGACGGGAAACGGCTTCCCGCGATGACGTTACTGACTGGCGGCTGCTGACCAGTTCCCGAAGCTTGGCTGTATTCAGCTGGGAAAAGTCCACTTCGCGCATCTGGTACCACCAGAATGCTCCGCCTGCGGCAATGGCAAGAACGACGACTCCAACAGCGACCTTTATGATCAGGCTGATATTGCCTGCCATCCCTCCGCCGCCCAAGCCCGTCGCGCCAATGGCATCGGCATCGAAATTGAAACCGCCAGCTCCCGCTGCCTCGGCACTGGCCGTAGCAAGAAACTTTTCCAGATCGGTATTTTCGATATTGGGGATTTCCAGGAGAATGCGCACCGGAAGCCACGGGCCTTCGTCACGGGAAATCTCGTCCTTGACTCCGATCTTCTTGCTCTTGAGCAGATCCTTGATCTTGCCTATCGGGAAAGGCCCTGCGAGCTGGTCCTTGGCATTCTTGACCTTGTACTGGCCGGCGGCCACCGCAACCGTGTCGGTAAAGGCGTCATCGTCGAATCCGATGGTAGCCGTGCCGGCCGCCGGAGCGGCACGGCCTTTCTTGATCTCCTGCTCAACCTGGCGATCCAGTGCATCCAGTTCGTCCAGGGCATCGCCACCGCCGCCATCATCAAACGAAAAGTTCCCGTCCGAATCACGAACCGCTCCACCGCCTGTATCTATTTCGGACGCACCAGCGAACGCGCCTCCGCCAATGGATTCTTCTGGTTCTTCCGTTGCAAACGGATCCTCGGGAGCATGATCGGCGAATGGGTCATTTGCCGCACCCGCACCGGCGGCAGTTTTCTTGGGTTTTGGAGGGGGCGGCGCAACTGGCTCAGGCGGCACTTCCTCCTCGGCAGTGAAATTGAAATCATCGGGCGGAGAAACCGACCCCTCGACCTCCAGTTTGTCCTCGGAAAGCCCGGCGAACGGATCATCACCTCCGCCAAAAGGATCTTCGGTTTCTGCGGCCACGGGTGGTGGAGCGGCTGGCTTCGGAGCGGGTGCCGGTTTTGGCGGTGGAGCCGCTTCAGCCTGGGGAGCCGCAGCTCCTTCCTGGGAACCATCCGGCAGGATCACGATCACTGCACCGCAGCTTTTGCATTTGACGCCGACCTTCTTGCCCTTGGGGATCTTGGCATCGTCGATATTGAAAGCCGCATTGCAGGACTGGCAGACGATCTTCATCGGTGCTCCTTAACCGGGTAAACTGGCGAAACTACACGAAATCCCTAACATGCCAGACGCAAACGGCGCAAGGAAAAGGTCAACAATAACAAAGGCTTCCATCCGGCTGTTTCATTTTGCATTCTGGCCGAGGGTGGACAGCCCAAGGGCGCCTTCGTAACCCTGCTGAAAATCTCTGCTACATTTCCGAACTCCCCGCTGATTTCATCGAAAGGCCGGTCTTTCACTATGGCTGAATCAACACACAAAAGTTCATCAACTCCGGTTTTCCGTGGATGGGTGCTGGACATCCTCGCCCGAGTACTCTCCACGCCGGTAGCATCGGAACTCGCCATTACCGAGCTGAAAAAGTCCCTTGGAATCCCGATAATGAATACCATCAAACTTGGCGTCGCCGGGCTCCCCGCGCAATTTCAGCCCAGTGCCTTTTATGCGGAACCGGAC includes the following:
- a CDS encoding zinc-ribbon domain-containing protein, translated to MKIVCQSCNAAFNIDDAKIPKGKKVGVKCKSCGAVIVILPDGSQEGAAAPQAEAAPPPKPAPAPKPAAPPPVAAETEDPFGGGDDPFAGLSEDKLEVEGSVSPPDDFNFTAEEEVPPEPVAPPPPKPKKTAAGAGAANDPFADHAPEDPFATEEPEESIGGGAFAGASEIDTGGGAVRDSDGNFSFDDGGGGDALDELDALDRQVEQEIKKGRAAPAAGTATIGFDDDAFTDTVAVAAGQYKVKNAKDQLAGPFPIGKIKDLLKSKKIGVKDEISRDEGPWLPVRILLEIPNIENTDLEKFLATASAEAAGAGGFNFDADAIGATGLGGGGMAGNISLIIKVAVGVVVLAIAAGGAFWWYQMREVDFSQLNTAKLRELVSSRQSVTSSREAVSRQSQQKAEAIVSALLVEQFPEAEKELKTAIQKNPSNFQAAALLARLYAFWAEMLGERTKLADGQAMAEAVKGVDATAEHTLIAFAHVLRVAGKTDEAIAVAQNAATVAAGSADAQVALAYALLGKPDQFAAAQAALDKAFAVGGEHQLALIVQARLHELQKDYTQASEGYDKAISARPNAVYPRLMKAQFILRRMPDQSRQAVELLDAVEKIPLAAVKPFRARVLVVRAALLMADGQAGSALAKAREADQVFPSAESKTIVGDALFAAGQVSDALISYAEAIKVDRTYQAAHQRIGRAHLAIGENDKGEAALKEAIRLDPGDLSARVLLGQAYARSGRVELAQIEYEAVIGIDPQNADAYVSLGQLQLTQGRTQDALASFDRAIELDPQNPETFVAIGRTYWELGESSNAISRTRQAVELAPLRIATHQQLAKFLWEIGDYAAALSAYDQAVQLLKADDQNSQLYVERAIVKFYLGRYEEAVADLNQALAIRKSEPQVYFWIARSRLAQAETLVAQAKAIPVPEADALFQAANGEFSKADYYARENPIIAYWWGRAWAGLRQYAQANQQLDVSIRKAQANESQGWSPFIDPDIAKARILTRQEKWREAHAMYEQLLPKLAQEEERIRTLKKYAIVPETAPLAEQFLDWHPRRWPKWEADRLQLLGEIQIEALQVMGYVERDELDRPAQSDATLKRLLSIRPAIPKAHLYRCLIAMDKQDYVGGEGHCRQAIRYDSNLGEAHVQIGYSLLYEKNDSRGAVASWSRALAKTAQLSDKRKMDVIGAIRGQGLGEDEIRRILVGHKYQPAEMAQLGVR
- a CDS encoding zinc-ribbon domain-containing protein → MAMRVKCPKCSAQYNLDPQKLSPQGTKVRCSSCSNVFVVKRKAVDGEASAPPPAKTVPAAKPSTPRSDDDPIHGGAKSAPMSSSMVDEQPIPMADSASSESPQNSGGGKAPIYSETLNDLVKVPPQPKPAAPATPPPAKPSPAPAAPAAAKTAVAAPVKDSGAKWRVKKQGLGLIYGPADLNTVQSWISNERIGARDTYSRDGSDWAPPQKFIEIAPLLGLAPDPDAVTPVSKPPAPAPASAPEPVPENIRLSPPAQQSPRKPATLGFELDSLDEEAPSAPKGGSLVLTAAIGLVLLVLAAGGVFYAVVLPKDDLLDRFFAGPARPVLEPVVAILKPEYQPPDMRDAERIARQQALLQQQLRASQAERAQRPYAENYVPRLEGDNPYLQPVSEALMAMLPDTPDAYAAALAVLDPLTGTEDTPREITALVKMIQAFSALSQGDSSYADSALTAVENLAQITSAPLASRNAVVTGLLLARRFTEAQKIAGEEGARSPNDPFVHYLQGLAKLSDPAGMDHYLKAIELEPRFAAARAELANRYTAAGQDLEAAEVQVRETLAISPSHVRARAVGQKLLLRDLPPDPAAQKEPPKLSDREVQDLFISTEQLVKDQKYAEATANLELLMTVYRGQLSPTLRSQAHFYRGEMFRLTGDLKAAVAQYDTALIENPRETRARKAIEKIREGTRSGSQQAETPASEPAPPVPAPAPAAPPPPPAEPALPPPPPPEPVRPAEPGIPPPATDLPPLPE